The nucleotide sequence GCGATCGCCGCGAGGTTCGGGGCGTCGCCGCCGCCGAGGAACTTGCCGTCGGCGTCCTGCACGTACCCGAGGATCAGCGGGTTGAGGACGACGATGTACGCCATCGTGAAGAAGGTGGCGACGCCACCGCGGACCTCGCGGCCCACGGTGGAGCCGCGCTGGTGGATGTGGAAGAACCGCTCGAGGTAGCCCGGGTGCGTGGGGCCCGCGTCGGCGGTGGTCGTGGTCTCGGCCATGGCGAGCAGGCTAGTGGCGCCGGGAGCGTCGCGGGTTTCGGGGGTGTGTCGGCGAGATCGCTACGCTGGCGCCGTGACCGACGAGCCCACCCGCGCCCCCGACCCCGCGCTGCTGGGGCGCTCGGCCCCGGTCGACCCCCCGGACGTGCCGACGCGCACGCTCGTGCTCGTCGGGTCCGGCGTCTGGGCCGTGGCCCTCGTCGTCAGCCTGCTCGTGCCCTCGCTCCACACGGGCGAGCGCTCGTGGTGGCCGTGGGCCTGCGTCACCGGCCTCGCCCTCGGCGCGTTCGCCTGGTGGTACGTGCGCCGCGGGCGCGGCAACGCCGCCGGCGCCTGAGGCGGCCGGCGGCGTCGGAGGACCGACCGTCAGGTCAGGTCAGGTCAGGTCGAGGGCGTTGTCGTCGAGGATCGGTGCCGGCACCCGCTCGGGGGCCGGGGCCTCGAGGTCGGCCTCGGAGTGCGCGCCGCAGCCGTGGTCGAGGCTGACGACCTTGCCGTCGGACGGCGACCACTCGTTGGCGCAGACGCCGAAGACCGCGCGCAGGGCGCCGGCCATCGGCAGGAAGTAGCCGCACGAGGAGCACGGCATCGGGGCCTTGACCGCGACCGGGGCGGCCGGGCCGTTGTCGCCGTCGTACCAGCGGCGGGCGGCGACGTCGCGGCCCTCGGCCGACAGCACGCGGACCCGGCCGAGGCCGAGCTCCCACTGCGCGGCGGCGTCGACGTCCTCCTCGCCGGTGGCCTCCCAGCCGGCCTCGAGGTGGGGGTCGGCGTCGAGGTACGGCGTGACGTCGCCGGGGCCGAGGTCGCCCGGCGCCAGGCGCGAGGCGTAGGGCAGCCACGTGGGGCTGAGCAGCGCACCCTCACCGGGGACGAGGTCGGTCTCGCAGACGGTGACGGTCTTGGAGCGGGCGACGCGCGCGACGGAGACCGCCCAGCGCCAGCCGCGGTACGCGGCGGCCGTGCACGTGAAGTAGTGCGTCGCGAGGCGCTCGTCGACCATCTCCATGCCGAGGTGCTCGCCGACGGAGCCGGGCTCGGCGAACTCGGCCAGCGCGTCGCGCGCGAC is from Arthrobacter sp. NEB 688 and encodes:
- a CDS encoding DUF2530 domain-containing protein, with the protein product MTDEPTRAPDPALLGRSAPVDPPDVPTRTLVLVGSGVWAVALVVSLLVPSLHTGERSWWPWACVTGLALGAFAWWYVRRGRGNAAGA
- a CDS encoding DUF3027 domain-containing protein yields the protein MAPATTVRPDATLRDAVDVARDALAEFAEPGSVGEHLGMEMVDERLATHYFTCTAAAYRGWRWAVSVARVARSKTVTVCETDLVPGEGALLSPTWLPYASRLAPGDLGPGDVTPYLDADPHLEAGWEATGEEDVDAAAQWELGLGRVRVLSAEGRDVAARRWYDGDNGPAAPVAVKAPMPCSSCGYFLPMAGALRAVFGVCANEWSPSDGKVVSLDHGCGAHSEADLEAPAPERVPAPILDDNALDLT